The Stigmatopora argus isolate UIUO_Sarg chromosome 23, RoL_Sarg_1.0, whole genome shotgun sequence genome contains a region encoding:
- the gpr85 gene encoding putative G protein-coupled receptor 85, protein MIPPPSMANYSHAGDHTILQNVSPLATFLKLTSLGFIIGVGVVGNLLISILLVKDKSLHRAPYYFLLDLCASDILRSAICFPFVFTSVKNGSAWSYGTLTCKVIAFLGVLSCFHTAFMLFCVSVTRYLAIAHHRFYTKRLTFWTCLAVICMVWTLSVAMAFPPVLDVGTYSFITEEDQCTFQHRSFRANDSLGFMLLLALILLATQLVYLKLIFFVHDRRKMKPVQFVPAVSQNWTFHGPGASGQAAANWLAGFGRGPTPPTLLGIRQNGNAAGRRRLLVLDEFKTEKRISRMFYIMTFFFLALWGPYLVACYWRVFARGPVVPAGYLTAAVWMSFAQAGVNPFICIFSNRELRRCFSTTLLYCRKSRLPREPYCVI, encoded by the coding sequence ATGATCCCTCCTCCATCTATGGCGAACTATAGCCATGCAGGGGACCACACCATCTTGCAGAATGTCTCTCCTCTCGCCACCTTCCTCAAACTGACCTCCCTGGGCTTCATCATCGGCGTCGGCGTGGTCGGGAACCTCCTGATCTCCATCCTGCTGGTCAAAGACAAGAGCCTGCACCGAGCGCCTTACTACTTCCTGCTGGACCTGTGCGCCTCGGACATCCTGCGCTCGGCCATCTGCTTCCCCTTCGTCTTCACCTCGGTCAAGAACGGCTCGGCGTGGAGTTACGGCACGCTGACCTGCAAGGTGATCGCCTTCTTGGGCGTGCTGTCCTGTTTCCACACGGCGTTCATGCTCTTCTGCGTCAGCGTCACGCGCTACCTCGCCATCGCGCACCACCGCTTCTACACAAAGAGGTTGACCTTCTGGACCTGCCTGGCCGTCATCTGCATGGTGTGGACCTTGTCGGTGGCCATGGCCTTCCCGCCGGTCCTGGACGTGGGGACGTACTCGTTCATCACCGAGGAGGACCAGTGCACTTTCCAGCACCGTTCCTTCCGCGCCAACGACTCGCTGGGCTTCATGCTCCTCTTGGCGCTCATCCTGCTGGCCACGCAGCTGGTTTACCTCAAGCTCATCTTCTTCGTCCACGACCGGCGAAAAATGAAGCCCGTCCAGTTCGTGCCCGCCGTCAGCCAGAACTGGACCTTCCACGGGCCCGGCGCCAGCGGGCAGGCGGCCGCCAACTGGCTGGCCGGATTCGGCCGGGGTCCCACCCCGCCGACCCTGCTGGGGATCCGGCAGAACGGCAACGCGGCGGGGCGGCGCCGGCTCCTGGTCTTGGACGAGTTCAAAACGGAGAAGAGGATTAGTAGGATGTTCTACATCATGACCTTTTTCTTCCTGGCGCTCTGGGGGCCTTATCTGGTGGCCTGCTACTGGCGGGTGTTCGCCAGGGGTCCCGTGGTGCCGGCGGGATACCTGACGGCCGCCGTGTGGATGAGCTTTGCCCAGGCTGGGGTCAACCCCTTCATCTGCATCTTCTCCAACAGGGAGCTCCGGCGCTGCTTCAGCACCACGCTCCTCTACTGCCGGAAATCCAGGTTACCGAGGGAACCCTACTGCGTTATATGa
- the LOC144068900 gene encoding small integral membrane protein 30: MIPKRRFAPVSAALGCLTFLQTIPHAAAYDAGDAVAFLLGTVVAMVCFCTCMGCYARKQNRLL, translated from the coding sequence ATGATCCCGAAACGGCGATTTGCACCCGTTTCGGCGGCTCTTGGCTGTCTAACCTTCCTCCAGACGATCCCCCATGCGGCGGCGTACGATGCTGGGGACGCCGTGGCTTTTCTGCTGGGAACTGTCGTCGCCATGGTGTGCTTCTGCACCTGCATGGGCTGCTACGCAAGGAAGCAGAACAGACTGTTGTGA